One genomic segment of Mycolicibacterium gilvum includes these proteins:
- a CDS encoding IS1380 family transposase, which produces MKNIAAASPVKVSADGHGVVSHAGMGMLRELADRTGLSAQVTAALADTYRGPWVYAPGEVFADLAAAVADGADCIDAVGQLCGDREHVLGAKASTTTMWRLIDERIDAAHLPGVRAARAAARAAAWAVGAAPTTGGWLHIDIDATLVIDHSDNKAGAAPTWKKTFGLHPLLAFLDRPDIAGGEALAGLLRNGNAGSNTASDHIIVLHQALASLPAAWRPNPDDPDNPEAPKVLVRCDTAGSTHKFAAACRAAGAGFSFGYPVDTRVQDAVDTLNLGDCWYPAIDTDGGIRDGAWVAEATDLVNLASWPEGTRLILRKERPHPGAQLRFTDADGMRVTAFITDTPPGVVPGQVAGLELRHRQHARVEDRIRELKATGLRNLPCHSFWANAAWLEIVLAAADLVTWTRLIGFASDRALARVEITTFRYRVLHVAARITRGARQLRLRIDATWRWAAAIAAAWHRVRTAFG; this is translated from the coding sequence GTGAAGAATATCGCGGCGGCATCGCCGGTGAAAGTTTCCGCCGACGGCCATGGCGTTGTGTCGCATGCCGGGATGGGCATGCTGCGTGAGCTTGCCGACCGGACCGGCTTATCGGCGCAGGTCACGGCCGCGTTGGCCGACACCTACCGCGGCCCGTGGGTGTATGCGCCTGGGGAGGTGTTCGCTGATCTGGCGGCCGCGGTCGCCGACGGCGCGGACTGCATCGACGCGGTCGGTCAGCTGTGCGGTGACCGGGAGCACGTCCTGGGGGCCAAGGCCTCAACGACCACCATGTGGCGGCTGATCGATGAGCGGATCGATGCCGCGCATCTACCCGGGGTGCGCGCAGCCCGAGCCGCGGCGCGGGCAGCGGCCTGGGCTGTCGGAGCCGCCCCCACCACCGGCGGCTGGCTGCATATCGACATCGATGCCACGCTGGTGATCGATCACTCCGACAACAAGGCCGGGGCTGCGCCGACCTGGAAGAAAACGTTCGGGCTGCACCCGCTGCTGGCGTTTCTGGACCGCCCCGACATCGCCGGCGGCGAAGCCCTGGCCGGGTTGCTGCGCAACGGTAACGCCGGCTCCAACACCGCCTCCGACCACATCATCGTCCTGCACCAGGCTTTGGCATCGCTGCCAGCGGCGTGGCGGCCCAACCCCGACGATCCCGACAACCCCGAGGCCCCGAAGGTGTTGGTGCGCTGCGATACCGCCGGATCCACCCACAAATTCGCCGCAGCGTGCCGGGCCGCCGGGGCCGGGTTCTCCTTCGGGTACCCCGTCGATACCCGCGTCCAGGACGCCGTGGACACCCTCAACCTCGGCGATTGCTGGTATCCAGCGATCGACACCGACGGCGGGATCCGCGACGGCGCGTGGGTCGCTGAAGCCACCGACCTGGTCAACCTGGCCTCCTGGCCCGAAGGGACCCGGCTGATCCTGCGTAAAGAACGCCCCCACCCCGGCGCGCAGTTGCGGTTCACCGACGCCGACGGCATGCGGGTCACCGCGTTCATCACCGACACACCACCGGGTGTCGTACCCGGTCAGGTCGCCGGTCTGGAACTACGGCACCGCCAGCACGCCCGCGTCGAGGACCGTATCCGCGAACTCAAAGCCACCGGGCTGCGTAACCTGCCCTGCCACTCCTTCTGGGCCAATGCTGCCTGGCTCGAAATCGTCCTGGCCGCCGCTGACCTGGTCACCTGGACCCGCCTCATCGGGTTCGCCAGCGATCGCGCTCTGGCCCGCGTCGAGATCACCACGTTCCGCTACCGGGTCCTGCACGTGGCCGCCCGTATCACCCGCGGCGCCCGCCAACTGCGGCTACGCATCGATGCCACCTGGCGCTGGGCGGCGGCGATCGCCGCCGCCTGGCACCGCGTCCGCACCGCCTTCGGATAA
- a CDS encoding MarR family winged helix-turn-helix transcriptional regulator, producing the protein MDEIPATAVLMFMAHRDVETRVMAALGQAGHDDITMAQSRLMQRLDPGGMRLTELAEQARVTKQTAGALIDQLERSGYVTRLPDPTDARARLVTLSDRGVEMCRRAGAEVGRVEAEWRERLGDTAFDAMRDALVTLASE; encoded by the coding sequence ATGGACGAGATCCCGGCGACAGCGGTTCTGATGTTCATGGCACACCGGGACGTGGAGACCCGGGTGATGGCCGCGCTGGGGCAGGCGGGCCACGACGACATCACGATGGCCCAGTCACGCCTGATGCAGCGGCTCGATCCCGGCGGTATGCGGCTGACCGAGCTTGCCGAACAGGCACGCGTGACCAAGCAGACGGCGGGCGCGCTCATCGATCAGCTCGAGCGCTCCGGATACGTGACGCGACTCCCCGACCCCACCGACGCACGTGCCCGGCTCGTCACATTGAGCGACCGAGGCGTGGAGATGTGCCGGCGGGCCGGCGCCGAGGTCGGCCGCGTCGAAGCCGAATGGCGTGAACGACTCGGCGACACGGCTTTCGACGCCATGCGCGACGCGCTCGTCACGCTGGCGTCGGAGTAG